From Epinephelus lanceolatus isolate andai-2023 chromosome 2, ASM4190304v1, whole genome shotgun sequence, one genomic window encodes:
- the vstm2b gene encoding V-set and transmembrane domain-containing protein 2B isoform X2 — protein MPCAFKAVSSAPMSLEIQWWYLKEDVPKELPHELQISAPASRAKVVPREATKISTVRVQGNAISHRLSLSKVKKEDEGVYECRVSDLWADETQEFTVHATLHVALGDGMVAEEAVSHIQNRWPLRNTNTALGGGGAGRATSEPGQGLAGGPRLGQGKHLVPQQAQPGLLPSISSTTTSVAKSSASPLPGNAAILRQQLGAGCSVMSTMDPLLCITLLFLHKLLPFLLAH, from the exons TGCCCTGCGCCTTCAAGGCTGTCAGCTCAGCGCCCATGTCTCTGGAGATCCAGTGGTGGTACCTGAAGGAGGACGTGCCTAAAGAACTGCCTCATGAGCTGCAGATCAGTGCCCCGGCCAGCAGAGCCAAG GTCGTTCCAAGGGAAGCCACAAAAATAAGT ACTGTGCGTGTTCAGGGCAACGCCATCTCCCACCGCCTCAGCCTGTCCAAGGTGAAGAAAGAAGATGAGGGGGTGTACGAGTGCCGCGTGTCTGACCTGTGGGCCGACGAGACTCAGGAATTTACGGTTCACGCCACGCTGCACGTTGCGCTGGGTGATGGCATGGTGGCCGAGGAGGCAGTGTCGCACATCCAGAACCGCTGGCCTCTGAGGAATACCAATACGGCTCTGGGAGGGGGCGGAGCAGGGAGGGCCACCTCAGAGCCCGGCCAGGGGCTGGCAGGAGGTCCGAGGTTAGGGCAGGGGAAGCACCTGGTGCCTCAGCAGGCCCAGCCCGGCCTCCTCCCGTCCATCTCATCCACCACCACCTCGGTGGCCAAGTCGTCAGCTTCACCGCTGCCAGGGAACGCAGCCATCCTCCGGCAGCAGCTCGGAgctg GCTGCAGTGTGATGAGCACCATGGACCCCCTCCTCTGCATCACTCTCCTGTTCCTGCATAAGCTCCTCCCCTTCCTGTTGGCCCACTGA